A part of Candidatus Babeliaceae bacterium genomic DNA contains:
- the ftsA gene encoding cell division protein FtsA has product MKKVSQDSLYVAIDIGTTKICVLIAHNNNDFCEIIGIGKAPSHGLARGIVVDIAAAVDSIKIAVREAEFMAGYSVDSAYIGISGSHIQSINSRGMVAIKQGQVRDYDIAHVIAAAKAVTIPEGQQVLHVIPQFYIIDGNHHVQDPLGMHGIRLETQVHIITGNVSSVQNLIRCCEAAGIKVRDIILEPLASADAVIGSDEINLGVGMLDIGGGTSDFAVYHRGTIRHTKIFPIAGNLFTQDIAHCLRTTFTQAEAIKHAYGMQPLNTHIENPIEQYIEIDTLHHEHRQVVFLQDLITILAYRSQELLLLVNAEIKQYHLDVYMASGFILTGGGSLLTGLVTMAQDILACPVRIGKPKIPAAFKESLNNPMYATAYGLLVHALKKNKNKRMEQLSGPMINRVFSRMKSWVFDFF; this is encoded by the coding sequence ATGAAAAAGGTCTCTCAGGACTCTTTGTATGTTGCAATTGATATCGGGACTACAAAAATTTGTGTATTAATTGCTCATAATAATAATGATTTTTGTGAAATTATTGGGATTGGTAAAGCTCCTTCACACGGACTCGCGCGCGGTATTGTTGTTGATATTGCTGCAGCGGTTGATTCTATAAAAATTGCCGTACGAGAAGCAGAATTTATGGCAGGTTATTCTGTTGATTCTGCTTATATAGGTATTTCGGGCAGTCACATTCAGTCAATTAATTCTCGAGGTATGGTTGCCATTAAGCAGGGGCAGGTGCGTGATTATGATATTGCACATGTCATTGCAGCTGCAAAGGCCGTTACTATACCAGAGGGACAGCAAGTGCTGCATGTTATTCCACAATTTTATATTATCGATGGTAATCATCATGTTCAGGATCCCTTGGGCATGCATGGCATTAGACTAGAAACTCAGGTACATATTATTACAGGTAATGTATCTTCTGTGCAAAATCTTATACGTTGTTGCGAGGCGGCGGGGATTAAAGTTCGCGATATTATACTAGAGCCGTTAGCATCTGCTGATGCTGTTATTGGTTCTGATGAAATTAATTTGGGTGTGGGGATGCTTGATATTGGCGGAGGAACGTCAGATTTTGCGGTTTATCATCGCGGTACGATACGCCATACAAAAATTTTTCCCATAGCGGGCAATTTATTTACACAAGATATAGCACATTGCTTGAGAACTACGTTTACTCAAGCTGAAGCGATAAAGCATGCTTATGGCATGCAGCCGCTTAATACACATATTGAAAATCCTATAGAGCAATACATAGAAATAGACACGTTGCATCATGAGCATCGTCAAGTAGTTTTCTTGCAGGACCTGATTACTATTTTAGCATATCGTTCTCAAGAGCTTTTATTATTGGTTAATGCAGAAATTAAGCAGTATCATTTGGACGTCTATATGGCTTCCGGATTTATTTTAACGGGTGGCGGATCATTGCTGACAGGTCTTGTTACCATGGCGCAAGATATTCTTGCTTGCCCTGTCAGAATTGGGAAGCCAAAAATCCCTGCGGCATTTAAAGAGTCGCTGAATAACCCAATGTATGCAACCGCGTATGGTCTTTTAGTGCATGCTCTCAAAAAAAATAAAAATAAAAGAATGGAGCAGCTTTCTGGTCCTATGATAAATCGTGTTTTTTCGCGTATGAAATCATGGGTTTTTGACTTTTTTTAG
- a CDS encoding RNA methyltransferase, which yields MNKKTPQKIQEIIFGIHPVIELLTAKKRQLHAIYTTKPVPKSWSMIERLLPKNVQVNYVPRDALARMAQTVDHQGVVAYAGLLPIRKKFFDATKHPFLLMIDGVQDTRNLGAILRSAYCAGVDGVILVKKNSAPLNASTYKAAAGLSEHVDIYEAPSAIFAAQELKKAGYGLYLATLGGENAVAMPYQKPLCIVIGNEATGISSEILSLGQQVMLPQRRKDISYNASVAAGILLFLIGSHIKKI from the coding sequence ATGAATAAAAAGACTCCTCAAAAAATACAAGAAATCATTTTTGGCATTCATCCTGTCATTGAACTCTTAACAGCAAAAAAGCGTCAATTGCATGCTATTTACACCACAAAACCTGTCCCTAAGTCTTGGAGCATGATTGAACGATTATTACCAAAAAATGTTCAAGTTAACTATGTACCGCGCGATGCATTAGCCCGTATGGCTCAAACGGTTGATCATCAAGGTGTTGTCGCCTATGCAGGGCTTTTACCTATTAGAAAAAAGTTTTTTGATGCGACAAAGCACCCCTTTCTTTTAATGATCGATGGCGTCCAGGATACGCGCAATTTGGGTGCAATTTTGCGATCAGCTTATTGTGCCGGTGTCGACGGAGTTATTCTTGTCAAAAAAAATAGCGCTCCACTGAATGCTTCAACATATAAAGCAGCCGCAGGCCTTTCTGAACACGTTGATATCTACGAAGCTCCATCCGCGATTTTTGCAGCACAAGAGCTCAAAAAAGCTGGCTATGGACTCTATTTGGCAACCCTAGGCGGAGAAAATGCAGTGGCGATGCCTTATCAAAAGCCACTATGTATCGTAATTGGCAATGAAGCTACCGGTATTTCTTCAGAAATATTATCTCTTGGGCAGCAAGTTATGCTTCCGCAACGCAGAAAAGATATTTCTTATAATGCTTCTGTTGCCGCAGGGATTTTACTCTTTTTAATTGGTTCACATATTAAGAAAATTTAA
- a CDS encoding phospholipase D-like domain-containing protein produces the protein MIFFKKQHNAFLYSALILLSTAGFFALGRSLRALQPLKELFHAGEYARKTLIRDNKIKKVLFSPDNPVKKTLLGLIQEEQESIRIAAFSLTDIDIAAALIKAHEQGILVEIVVDGQQSRSTYSKVPVLFKRGIPIFSYEPLAGSKETKEWTSLMHNKFIIFGKSLLNKAVLWTGSFNFTRTASLHNQENVIIDDDQEVSCAYMNHFEVLKRRCHRVSSPSAYA, from the coding sequence ATGATTTTTTTCAAAAAACAGCATAACGCTTTTTTATACAGTGCATTAATATTATTGAGCACTGCAGGTTTTTTTGCTTTGGGTAGAAGCCTGAGAGCTTTACAACCATTAAAAGAGCTCTTTCATGCTGGGGAATATGCCAGAAAAACGCTGATACGCGATAATAAAATAAAAAAAGTGCTCTTCTCTCCTGATAATCCTGTTAAAAAAACACTACTGGGCTTAATACAAGAAGAACAAGAGTCTATCAGGATAGCCGCATTTTCTTTAACCGATATAGATATTGCCGCGGCACTTATTAAAGCTCATGAACAAGGCATTCTTGTTGAAATCGTCGTTGATGGACAGCAGTCACGATCAACGTATAGTAAAGTGCCTGTTTTATTCAAGCGCGGAATTCCTATTTTTAGCTATGAACCGCTCGCTGGCAGTAAAGAAACCAAAGAATGGACGTCATTAATGCACAATAAATTTATTATATTCGGCAAATCCCTGTTAAATAAAGCAGTATTATGGACCGGTTCATTTAATTTTACCCGTACGGCATCTCTGCATAATCAAGAAAATGTCATAATCGATGACGATCAAGAAGTATCCTGCGCTTATATGAATCATTTTGAAGTGCTAAAAAGAAGATGTCATCGCGTAAGCTCTCCATCTGCCTACGCGTAA
- a CDS encoding RluA family pseudouridine synthase, translating into MDQLPPEKLIVDFVIQSSDSGVRLDVFLHKNFPTLARNIFKNLITHHRITINSKYTKPSYILKVGDFCTIDFSSLLVDKQKKDTQEIAIPVIYEHEQFVIINKPAGIMVHATATDKYTFTVADWFMRRYPDKATIGSSGRPGIVHRLDKETSGIMIIAKTQEAYDYFVEQFGERKIKKTYIAVVEGVLAQGVGTISFSVTRDLAKPYRMTHLSGAGRPAVTNFCVMKSFPHHSLVSAAPVTGRTHQIRVHMAAIGHPIVGDVIYGKKSDFIARQALHASSVAFTFDNQEFSFTAPIPVDIERLIAHVQTVDGFRY; encoded by the coding sequence GTGGATCAGCTCCCCCCGGAAAAATTAATCGTAGATTTTGTTATTCAGTCCTCAGATTCTGGGGTAAGACTTGATGTTTTTTTGCATAAAAATTTTCCAACCCTCGCAAGAAATATTTTTAAAAATCTTATTACACATCATCGTATCACTATTAATAGTAAATATACAAAGCCAAGTTATATTTTAAAAGTTGGTGATTTTTGTACAATTGATTTTTCTTCTTTGCTCGTGGACAAGCAAAAAAAAGATACACAAGAAATTGCTATTCCTGTCATATATGAACATGAACAATTTGTTATTATTAACAAGCCTGCAGGAATCATGGTGCATGCAACGGCAACTGATAAGTATACTTTCACTGTCGCAGATTGGTTTATGCGTCGCTATCCTGACAAAGCGACTATTGGCTCTTCGGGGCGCCCTGGTATTGTTCATAGGCTTGATAAAGAAACTTCTGGCATTATGATTATTGCCAAAACTCAAGAAGCCTATGACTATTTTGTTGAGCAATTTGGCGAAAGAAAGATTAAAAAAACGTATATAGCTGTCGTAGAAGGCGTATTAGCTCAAGGCGTTGGCACCATATCATTCTCTGTGACAAGAGATTTAGCAAAGCCCTATAGAATGACCCATCTTTCTGGCGCTGGACGTCCAGCGGTTACCAATTTTTGCGTTATGAAGAGCTTTCCCCATCATTCCCTTGTTTCAGCAGCGCCGGTAACAGGAAGAACTCACCAAATTCGCGTGCATATGGCTGCGATTGGTCATCCAATTGTAGGCGATGTTATTTATGGAAAAAAGTCAGATTTTATAGCGCGACAAGCTCTGCATGCATCTTCTGTGGCATTTACTTTTGATAATCAAGAATTTAGTTTTACAGCGCCAATTCCTGTTGATATAGAGCGTCTTATTGCGCATGTGCAAACAGTTGACGGCTTTCGATATTAA
- the mgtE gene encoding magnesium transporter codes for MALQKIFEQIRNNIDAVINKESTIGLALWHELLKQHPADIAQLFSYLNEDDAQQLFLHFPEHLQCSVFIEFSNIQKTFCLAFLNDTTKRDLLNSLPIDELTDFFDDLSNQELKEYLKLLHKNDREKVLSLLQFNPESAGGIMDMNVLSLMQDFTVEKSIQILQRLQPNRDLHQQIYITNEENQLTGHIRLEDLVLKSPQVRLASILRPNELVIHVDQDREEIAQQMIHYNLMIVPVTNHENIFLGVISSDTLVEVIEQEASEDIYRMAALSPIKNTYFETPFFKLLYQRGSILLILLVLQSFSSLILQKFQATLCGFLMFYITTLISTGGNTSSQTSALAIQGMATGEINDANRWRFIGREFLMSLLIATLLSVFSFIRIYATHHQLWGSLTVSLSLGIIIIVSVLLGSCMPLLLKKLNLDPAHSAGPLLATLMDIIGLLIYCGISYYIFA; via the coding sequence ATGGCACTACAAAAAATTTTCGAACAAATTCGAAATAATATAGATGCAGTTATTAACAAAGAATCAACAATAGGATTAGCCCTCTGGCATGAACTTTTAAAGCAACATCCTGCTGACATAGCTCAATTATTTTCATATCTTAATGAAGATGATGCGCAACAACTTTTTTTACATTTTCCCGAACACTTACAATGCTCTGTTTTTATAGAATTTTCTAACATTCAAAAAACTTTTTGCCTAGCCTTTCTTAATGATACAACTAAGCGCGACCTGCTCAACAGTCTTCCCATCGATGAATTAACGGATTTTTTTGATGACCTCTCTAATCAAGAGCTCAAAGAATATCTTAAATTATTACATAAAAATGATAGAGAAAAAGTCCTATCATTATTGCAGTTCAATCCGGAGTCTGCCGGCGGCATCATGGATATGAACGTACTCTCGCTTATGCAAGATTTTACCGTTGAAAAAAGCATCCAAATTCTGCAGCGGCTACAACCAAACAGAGATTTGCACCAACAAATTTATATCACCAATGAAGAGAATCAACTCACTGGACATATTCGGCTCGAAGATCTTGTTTTAAAAAGCCCTCAAGTACGCCTCGCATCCATTTTACGTCCAAATGAGCTTGTCATTCATGTTGACCAAGACAGAGAAGAAATAGCTCAACAGATGATACACTATAATTTAATGATAGTGCCTGTAACAAATCATGAAAATATTTTTTTAGGAGTGATTTCTAGCGACACGCTTGTTGAAGTGATAGAACAGGAGGCCAGCGAAGATATCTACCGAATGGCTGCCCTGTCACCCATTAAAAACACCTACTTCGAAACACCATTTTTTAAACTATTGTATCAACGCGGATCTATTTTATTAATTCTTTTAGTCCTGCAATCATTTTCTAGTCTTATCCTTCAAAAATTTCAAGCAACCCTCTGTGGTTTTTTAATGTTTTATATCACCACACTGATTAGTACCGGCGGCAACACCAGTAGTCAAACATCAGCCCTTGCAATCCAAGGCATGGCAACAGGGGAAATTAATGATGCTAATAGATGGCGATTTATAGGTCGCGAATTTTTAATGTCATTATTGATTGCCACCCTTCTGAGTGTTTTTTCTTTTATACGTATTTATGCAACACACCACCAATTATGGGGCAGTTTAACCGTAAGTCTTTCCCTTGGTATTATTATTATTGTTTCAGTATTATTGGGAAGCTGCATGCCGTTATTATTAAAAAAATTAAACCTAGACCCTGCCCACTCAGCAGGCCCATTACTCGCAACCCTCATGGATATTATCGGTTTACTCATTTATTGTGGTATCAGTTATTATATTTTCGCGTAA